A single region of the Anguilla anguilla isolate fAngAng1 chromosome 17, fAngAng1.pri, whole genome shotgun sequence genome encodes:
- the LOC118216939 gene encoding claudin-4-like produces MASTGLQLLGLVLALLGWVGGTLVCAAPLWRVTAFIGNNIVTAQIIWEGLWMSCIVQSTGQIQCKVYDSLLALPSDMQAARGLSMLSVLLSGLAFALGVLGVKCTKCLGRQHLKARISRVSGIIFVLAGFLYLVPVCWTAHSIIRDFYDPHVAAPHKRELGPALYLGWGASGLLLVGGALLYSGSSPPGAPSSPTFSGSSEDSPRRVPGGAGQVKGYV; encoded by the coding sequence ATGGCCTCCACGGGCCTGCAGCTCCTGGGCCTGGTCCTGGCCCTGCTGGGCTGGGTGGGCGGGACCCTGGTGTGCGCCGCCCCCCTGTGGCGGGTCACCGCCTTCATCGGCAACAACATCGTGACGGCGCAGATCATCTGGGAGGGCCTGTGGATGAGCTGCATCGTCCAGAGCACGGGGCAGATCCAGTGCAAGGTGTACGACAGCCTGCTGGCGCTGCCCAGCGACATGCAGGCGGCCCGCGGGCTGTCCATGCTGTCCGTGCTGCTGAGCGGCCTGGCCTTCGCCCTGGGCGTGCTGGGCGTCAAGTGCACCAAGTGCCTGGGCCGGCAGCACCTGAAGGCGCGCATCAGCCGGGTCTCCGGCATCATCTTCGTCCTGGCGGGGTTCCTCTACCTCGTGCCCGTCTGCTGGACCGCCCACTCCATCATCCGGGATTTCTACGACCCCCACGTGGCCGCCCCGCACAAGCGGGAGCTGGGCCCCGCCCTCTACCTGGGCTGGGGGGCATCGGGGCTCctgctggtgggcggggccctgcTCTACTCCGGGTCCAGCCCACCGGGGGCGCCCTCCTCGCCCACCTTCAGCGGAAGCAGCGAGGACAGCCCCCGCCGGGTGCCTGGCGGGGCCGGCCAGGTGAAGGGGTACGTgtaa